Within the Amycolatopsis solani genome, the region GCAGGTATCCGGCACCGGCCACCGTGCACAGCCAGAGGAGCGGGGACAGCCCGGCAAGCCTGCCGACGCCGTGCGCGAAGGCGTACTCGGCTGTCACGGCGGCGACCAGGCTTCCGCCGATCGCCCACCACCACGGGCGCGCCGGCGGCAGCGGGGCGTCGGCGTGGAAGGCCAGCAGCAACAGCACCAGCGGAAGCCACTGCGGGGCGTAGTTCACGACCAGATCCGGGCCGAGACTGAGCGAGTACCTGGTCAAGCCCCAGAGCGCCCCGGCGGCCAGAATCGCCCCGGCGGCGATCCGCGCCGCGCGACGCCACCCGTCCACCAGCAGAGCAAGCGGGACCAGGCCGGCCGCCAGCAGGACAAGGTGCCTGATCAGGTAGGACCTCAGCGCGGAGTGCATGAGCGGCGACAGCTCGTCGCCAGGGTGCTCGAGCACGAGCCGGAGCTCGTTGCCGACGTAGGCCGCGGACTTGAGCGCACCCCAGAGCAGGCCGAGGAGCACACCCGCCCGCACCAGGTCACCCAGTGCGACCGTCCGGGCAGGTGCCGCCCGGCCCGCGAGCCGCGTCCGCACACCCAGTGCCAGCAGGGCCCACAGCTCGGACCAGAGTGCCGCGCGGGCCCGCTCGCCGTGCAGGTCGAGCAGGGTGCCGACCATCTCGTCGCCGCGTTCGGCGCGATACCAGGCCGGGAGCACCCGCACCAGCTTGCGGTACTGGGTCTCGGCGTCGATCATGCCCGCAGCTCCCCCACCTGGGGCCACTGGCCACGGGCCCGCAGCACCCGGCTGGCGGTGTCGACGTTCGCGGCCAGCCGCCGGGTCTGATCGGCCAGGGCCGTGCTGCCCGCCCCGGTCAGCCGGTAGTAGCGCCGCAGCCTGCCCTGGTGGATCTCCTCCCGGTCGTGCTCGGCCCAGCCGTCGGCGACCAGCCGGTCCAGCACGCCGTAGAGGGTGCCGACCCGCAGTCGCACCCGCCCCTCGGACAGCTCCTGCACCCGCTGGACGACTCCGTACCCGTGCCGCGGCTCGTCCGCCAGCGCGATCAGCACCAGGAAGGTCTGTTCGGACATGCTCCGCTCTGCCATGGGTCTATATATATCAGAAGACGATATATAGCGGGCAGCGTTGCGTCGCCGTTCGCGAAATTTCCGACGTCCGCCCGCCGACACTCGCTACGGCCGGTCCAGCACGATCGGCCGGCTATTCGACGTGGACCAGCGGGATCAGGCCGCTGACGGTGAGCACCGGTTCGAGCACCGGGTTGATGAGGAGGCTCACCTGGTCGACGTGGGCGAAGAGGGCGTTGATCCCACTGCTGTCGAGGTAGTCCACCGCTCGCAGGTCGACGACGAGGGGGCCGTCGGCCGTGGCATCGTCGAGTGCGCGGCTGAAGTCGGCGATGTTGCTGAGGTCGATCTCGCCGGTCGCGGTCAGCACGCGGTTGCCGTCGTCGCGGCGGGAGGTTTCCAGGGCGAGCGGTGTCATACCGGGATCCTCGCGTGCAAGTGGACGGCCGTGCCGCCGGTGGTCGGGTGAACGCTGACCTCGCTCACCAGTTCCCGCATCAAGGTCATGCCACGACCGCGCCGGGAGTTCTCGCTCGGCTGCGGGGCCTTCCAGGTGCCGGAGTCGGTGACGGTCACGTGCACCTGGTCGGCCAGGGCGATCGCGCTCAGCCGGATGGGATCTCCGGGGGTGTCCCGATGGCCGTGTTCGATGGCGTTCGCCACCGCCTCGCCGACGGCGACCAGGACGTTCTGGATCTGTTCCGCGTCCAGGCCGCACCGGTCGAGCCAGCCGCGCAGGGCCCGGCGGGTGGGGGCCAGCTGGCCGGCGTCGGCCGGGAAGCCGATGTCCAGCGGGCCGGGCTGGCGGTAGAGGAGCACGGCGACGTCGTCCTCGTAGCCCGCCGCGGGCGCCAGCCCGGTCATGAGCTTGTCGGCGAGTTCGTCGGGCGTCGTGGTGGAGCTGTTCTCCAGAAGCTCGGCGGCACGGGAGATGCCCTCGTCGAGCGGGCGGCGCCGACGTTCCACCAGGCCATCGGTGTAGAGCAACAGGGTGCCGCGCGGCGGGATCACGATCCGGGCCTCGGGCCGAGCCACGTCGGCGCGCACGCCCAGCGGGACGGAGTGGCCGTCCTCCAGCAGCTGGGTGGTGCGGTCGGCGTGGACCAGGACCGGTGGCGGGTGGCCAGCGCTGGAGTAGGCCAGCTCGCCGGTTTCCGGGGTGAGCACCGCGCACAGGGCCGTGGTGCACGTGGCGCCGGGCAGCCTCGCGGCGAACCGGTCCAGCGCGGCCAAGGCCGCGGCCGGGGTCGAGTGCTCGAGCAGCAGGGCGCGGCAGGCGCTGCGCAGCTGTCCCATGACGGTGGCGGCGGCCAGGCCGTGCCCCACGCAGTCACCGACGACCAGGGCGATGCGTCCGTCATCGAGGTCGACCACGTCGTACCAGTCGCCGCCGACCTGCAGGGGACGGGTGGCCGGCTGGTACCGCACGGCGAAAGCACCCGGTAGGTTCTGCGGGCCCAGGATGGCGTGCTGCAGCGCCAGTGCGGTTTCCCGCTGCTGGTCGTGCTGGTGAACACGCGAGAGGCCCTGGCCGAGCCGTCCGGCGAGCACCGTCAGCAACGTCTCGTCTTCCGAGGTGAACCGCCGCCGCTCGGCCAGCTCCAGCCACAGGACCAGCACCCCGGCGGGATGCTGCAGCGCGACGCCGACGGCCCCGGGATCACCGGTGGCGGGGATGAGCGGGTCACCGGTGCGCAACGCTTCGATCGTCTGCCGCACCTCGGGCGGCAGCTGTGTCCACTGCCGCGGCTCACCGGCGCACACCAGCTGTGGCTCAGCCAGCGCGGGGAAGGTCACGGCGAGGACCCGTCGCGCCTTCCACACGCGGCGCAACTCCTCGACCGACGCCGTCACCGCCTCGGCCACGGTGTCGGCTTGGGCGAGCTGCTGGCTGAGCGTGGCCAGCGCGGCCTGGCGCTGCACGGTGTAGTGCTCGCCGGTGACGTCGCGGAAGGTGCCCACCGTGACCTGGCGGCCGGTTTCCGGGTCGTCGACGTGGTTGAAGCTGGCCGTGACCCACACCCGGTGCCCGTCGCGATGGGTGACCGGAACGGTGTAGCTGCCCTGCGGATCGCCCAGCAGCACGGCGAACGCCTCAGCGGTCTGCTCGTGGGCATCGGGGTCGGTGGCGGCGTCCGGCCACCAGGGGTGGAGCGGCTCGTAGGGCAGACCCTCCGGACCGAACCCGAGGATGTCGGTGAACGTCGCGTTGATCTCGACGACCGAGCCGTGCTCGTCGCAGACGAAGAACGCCTCTTGCAGCGAATCCACCAACGCGGTGCGCCAGCGGGCGTGGTGATTGCGCAGGCGCGCGAGTTCGACGTTCGCCCGCACCCGGGCCAGCAGTTCGGCGGCGGCGAACGGCTTGACCAGGTAGTCGTCGGCCCCGGCCTGCAGTCCTTCGATGGCGGCTTCCTGCCCGGCACGAGCCGACAGCAGCAGAACGGGCACCGCCGCCGTGCGCGCGTCCCCGCGCAGCTCGGCCACCAGGGCGAGGCCGTCCAGGCCCGGCATCATCACGTCGCTGATCACCAGATCCGGCGGATCCGTGCGGGCCGCCTCGAGCGCCTTCCTGCCGTCGACAGCGGTGGTGACGACGTAATCGGCGTCCCGCAACAGGCGGGTCAGGTACTCACGCATGTCGGCGTTGTCGTCGGCGACGAGGACCCGCGCGGGAACGGCGGCGCTGATTTCCGCCGGGCGCGGCGCGTTGTCCGCGTGGGCTTCGTCCGGGAGCCAGCGCAGGGCTTCCTGGACGTACTGCTCGGCGACGGGAGAGGGGGCGGCGTGGGTCGCGGCCGGCGCGAGCGCCTCGGCGGGCAAGTGGGCGGCGCCGAAGGGGAGGCGGACGACGAACGCGGTGCCTGCGCCTTCGGTGCTCTCGGCGGCGATGGTGCCCCCGTGCAACTCGACCAGCTCCCGGACCAGCGCCAGCCCGATACCGCTGCCCTCACCGGAACGGGCGCGGGTGTTCTCGATGCGGTGGAACCGCTCGAACAGGCGCGGCATCTCCGCGGCGGGCACGCCGACGCCGGTGTCGGTGACGGTGACGACCGCGCGTTCGTCGTCACGCCCGACGGTGACGGTGATGGCGCCGTCGAAGGTGAACTTGAGGGCGTTGCTGAGCAGGTTGAAGACCACCTGCTCCCACATGCCGCGGTCCAGGTGCACCGGCTCACGCAGAGGCGGGCAATCGACGGTGAACGTCAGCCCGGCTCTCTCGACGGCCGACCGGAACACGCTGGCCAGCTCGGCGGTGACCGCGGCCAGGTCGACCGGTTCGTACCTGGCTCGCATGCGGCCGGCTTCGATCCGGGAGAAGTCCAGCAGGGTGTTGACCAGCTTGCTCAGCCGCAGGCTGTTGCGGTGCACGACCTCGAGCTCTTCGCGGTCCCGCGCGTCCGCCTCGGCCCAGCGGCCACGCAGCTCCTGGACCGGCCCCAGGATCAGCGTCAACGGCGTCCGGAATTCGTGGCTGATGTTGGAGAAGAACGTCGTCTTCGCCCGGTCCAGCTCCGCCAGTTCTTCCGCCCGGCGCTGCTGGGCCTGGTAGCTGCGGGCGCTGGCGATGCCCGCGGCGATGTGCCCGGCCACCAGGTCGATGAAGCCGCGGTAGCCGTCGTCCAGTTCGCGGTAGCGGTTCAACGCCGCCACCAGGAATCCGTACGGGGTGCTGCCCTGCTGCCGCAGGGGCACGACCAGGGCGCGGTCGGGCGGCTCCGGCCACGAGCCCGTCGGCAGCTCCGGCAAGACCGCGCTGTCCAGCTCGACCACCACCGCCTCTCCCCCGGCCACGGCATCCACCGGCCAGGCGGTGGCCGCGGGCTCGACCTCGACGCCGGTCGTCGCGACGAGCACGGCGCCCGCGCGATCGAAGAGGTAGGTCAGGGTGAACGGGAGGTCACGCAGGTCCTGGCCGAGTTGCCGGCCGGCGAAGGCGAGCACCTGCTGTTCGGTCTGCACGACGCTCGGGTCCGAGCCGAGGTCCCGCAGCATCGCCATCCGGCGCTCGCCGATGACCCGCTCGGTCTCTTCGGTGACGACGCAGAGCATGCCGACCACCTGGCCGGTGTCGTCGCGCAAGGGACTGTAGGAGAACGTGTGGTAGGTCTCCTCCGGGTAGCCCGAGCGCTCCAGGAACAGCAGCAACGCCTCGTCCCAGGTCGCCTTGCCGGTGGAGAGCACCGTCTGGATCCGGGGACCGATGTCGTCCCAGATCTCCGCCCACACCTCGCTCGCCGGCCGGCCCAGCGCCCACGGGTACTTCCGGCCCAGGGTGTCCCGGCGATAGGCGGCGTTGCAGAAGAACGTCAGCTCCGGGCCCCAGGCCATCCACATCGAGAACCGTGACGACAACAGGATGCTCACCGCGGTCCGCAGGCTCTGCGGCCAGCCCGCCGGTACGCCCAGCGGTGTCGACGTCCAATCCACCCGCGCCAGGTCGCCCCCGACTTCGTCGTCGGCGGCGAACACCTCGCTCAACGGACTGCCTCCAGCAGCTTCAGGCCTCTCATGATCACCTGCCGGGCGTCGGCATCCTGCCGCGATTCACCGGCCGGGGCAGGGACCCGAAGGTGTTCGGAGCCGCCGGGCTTCCGCCGCTGCTGGTCGTGCGCCGCGGTCGGGGCACCTGTCGAACTCACGCGCCCCCACCGGCCGCTCCGGCGTCCAAGCTCAGGTCGGTCCACGGGACCTCTCGCAGGTCCCCGTGCACCCACCGGGCGATCCGGTCGATCAGCCACGGCCGGCTCATCTCCTCCCGCCCGTAGCCGAGCAAGCGGACACGCCGGCCAGGAGCGATCAGCGCCGCCCGGATCACCGGCGTACCGGCGCTGTCCACGTCGGTGATCAGGTCGGCGATCCGCCCGAGCCGCCGCCCCCGTGCGTCGTAGGCGGTCGCACCCAGCACCTCACTTGCGCGCATCACGAGCTCCCGGAATCCGGCCGATCACGTGTTCCCGCAGCCACTTCTCCAGCGGCGGCTCGGTCAAGACCTCGGCACGCAACGAAAGGGTCAGGTGACTCCCGACAGCACCGACGTGCTCGAACGGGATCCGCAGCGGTGCCGGCGTTTTCTCCGCACGCAGCCGCGCAGCGACCGCGGCGAGCCAGCGGCCGAACCGGCCGCCGATCCGCCGTCCGAGGGCGACCTGGCCGACGAGCAGCGCGACCACCCGCACCCGCCCGTCCTCCCCCAC harbors:
- a CDS encoding SpoIIE family protein phosphatase, giving the protein MFAADDEVGGDLARVDWTSTPLGVPAGWPQSLRTAVSILLSSRFSMWMAWGPELTFFCNAAYRRDTLGRKYPWALGRPASEVWAEIWDDIGPRIQTVLSTGKATWDEALLLFLERSGYPEETYHTFSYSPLRDDTGQVVGMLCVVTEETERVIGERRMAMLRDLGSDPSVVQTEQQVLAFAGRQLGQDLRDLPFTLTYLFDRAGAVLVATTGVEVEPAATAWPVDAVAGGEAVVVELDSAVLPELPTGSWPEPPDRALVVPLRQQGSTPYGFLVAALNRYRELDDGYRGFIDLVAGHIAAGIASARSYQAQQRRAEELAELDRAKTTFFSNISHEFRTPLTLILGPVQELRGRWAEADARDREELEVVHRNSLRLSKLVNTLLDFSRIEAGRMRARYEPVDLAAVTAELASVFRSAVERAGLTFTVDCPPLREPVHLDRGMWEQVVFNLLSNALKFTFDGAITVTVGRDDERAVVTVTDTGVGVPAAEMPRLFERFHRIENTRARSGEGSGIGLALVRELVELHGGTIAAESTEGAGTAFVVRLPFGAAHLPAEALAPAATHAAPSPVAEQYVQEALRWLPDEAHADNAPRPAEISAAVPARVLVADDNADMREYLTRLLRDADYVVTTAVDGRKALEAARTDPPDLVISDVMMPGLDGLALVAELRGDARTAAVPVLLLSARAGQEAAIEGLQAGADDYLVKPFAAAELLARVRANVELARLRNHHARWRTALVDSLQEAFFVCDEHGSVVEINATFTDILGFGPEGLPYEPLHPWWPDAATDPDAHEQTAEAFAVLLGDPQGSYTVPVTHRDGHRVWVTASFNHVDDPETGRQVTVGTFRDVTGEHYTVQRQAALATLSQQLAQADTVAEAVTASVEELRRVWKARRVLAVTFPALAEPQLVCAGEPRQWTQLPPEVRQTIEALRTGDPLIPATGDPGAVGVALQHPAGVLVLWLELAERRRFTSEDETLLTVLAGRLGQGLSRVHQHDQQRETALALQHAILGPQNLPGAFAVRYQPATRPLQVGGDWYDVVDLDDGRIALVVGDCVGHGLAAATVMGQLRSACRALLLEHSTPAAALAALDRFAARLPGATCTTALCAVLTPETGELAYSSAGHPPPVLVHADRTTQLLEDGHSVPLGVRADVARPEARIVIPPRGTLLLYTDGLVERRRRPLDEGISRAAELLENSSTTTPDELADKLMTGLAPAAGYEDDVAVLLYRQPGPLDIGFPADAGQLAPTRRALRGWLDRCGLDAEQIQNVLVAVGEAVANAIEHGHRDTPGDPIRLSAIALADQVHVTVTDSGTWKAPQPSENSRRGRGMTLMRELVSEVSVHPTTGGTAVHLHARIPV
- a CDS encoding STAS domain-containing protein, translating into MTPLALETSRRDDGNRVLTATGEIDLSNIADFSRALDDATADGPLVVDLRAVDYLDSSGINALFAHVDQVSLLINPVLEPVLTVSGLIPLVHVE
- a CDS encoding PadR family transcriptional regulator, encoding MSEQTFLVLIALADEPRHGYGVVQRVQELSEGRVRLRVGTLYGVLDRLVADGWAEHDREEIHQGRLRRYYRLTGAGSTALADQTRRLAANVDTASRVLRARGQWPQVGELRA
- a CDS encoding PRC-barrel domain-containing protein, translating into MRASEVLGATAYDARGRRLGRIADLITDVDSAGTPVIRAALIAPGRRVRLLGYGREEMSRPWLIDRIARWVHGDLREVPWTDLSLDAGAAGGGA